Proteins from a genomic interval of Aureimonas sp. AU20:
- a CDS encoding DUF1206 domain-containing protein — protein sequence MSSTPMGIRDHRDAIEKGARLGYLARAAVFMTIGYFAFRTAFAGGNTLSEEEAISRIVGSPFGGVMLVLLVLALPCFALWRFVQAIFDADGYGRDAKGIFTRIGRFVSGLAYTFLALYAASLLFGVSAGGGEGGSNILDRWGPVFGPWFTLPAGLVMLGVAGAQVKKAFDGSFLRFLSLPAAHAGWMIALCRFGLVARGLVFAAIAVLFFTGASRWTPDHTPGLEDALGEIGSWPYGWAILSATGLGLVAFGLYALLLARYGHIRSPDLDPSEAIRKARGAA from the coding sequence ATGTCGAGCACGCCTATGGGCATCCGCGATCATCGGGACGCGATCGAGAAGGGCGCGCGGCTCGGCTATCTCGCCCGCGCCGCCGTGTTCATGACGATCGGCTATTTCGCCTTCCGCACTGCTTTCGCCGGCGGCAACACGCTGAGCGAGGAGGAGGCGATCTCGCGCATCGTCGGCTCGCCCTTCGGCGGTGTGATGCTGGTGCTGCTGGTGCTCGCGCTTCCCTGTTTCGCGCTCTGGCGCTTCGTTCAAGCCATCTTCGACGCGGACGGCTATGGCCGCGACGCCAAGGGCATCTTCACCCGCATCGGCCGCTTCGTCTCGGGCCTCGCCTATACGTTCCTCGCACTCTACGCCGCCTCGCTCCTGTTCGGCGTGTCCGCCGGCGGCGGGGAGGGCGGGTCCAATATTCTCGACCGCTGGGGTCCGGTCTTTGGCCCCTGGTTCACGTTGCCGGCCGGGCTCGTCATGCTGGGCGTCGCGGGCGCACAGGTGAAGAAGGCCTTCGACGGCAGCTTTCTGCGTTTTCTCTCGCTTCCCGCCGCTCATGCCGGGTGGATGATCGCGCTCTGCCGCTTCGGCCTTGTGGCGCGCGGGCTCGTCTTTGCCGCGATCGCGGTTCTGTTCTTCACCGGCGCCTCGCGCTGGACGCCGGACCATACGCCGGGCCTGGAGGATGCGCTCGGCGAGATCGGCTCCTGGCCCTATGGCTGGGCGATCTTGTCGGCCACCGGGCTTGGGCTCGTCGCCTTCGGCCTCTATGCTCTGCTCCTGGCGCGCTACGGCCATATCCGCTCGCCCGATCTCGACCCGAGCGAGGCGATTCGAAAGGCGCGCGGAGCGGCTTGA
- a CDS encoding transporter substrate-binding domain-containing protein — protein sequence MKPLVSALLAATLLGAPAAFAEGSSRLDQVVERKVLNVCTTGDYRPFSYRADDGGEFTGIDIDLARSLAKSLEAEAVFVPTKWSDLVADFNAKCDVALSGISVTLPRQRQVGFSQMYLVNGKAPIVRCEDVSKYQTVAAIDREGTRVVVNPGGTNEKFARASFSKAAIQLFPDNRVIFKEILEGRADVMVAESVEVKLQEKLHPGLCAVNPDRPLQYGEMGIMLPRGDVAFKAYVDQWLHLAKATGEFDRIVDANMK from the coding sequence ATGAAGCCCCTCGTTTCAGCCCTTCTCGCCGCCACCCTTCTCGGCGCGCCCGCCGCTTTTGCGGAGGGGTCGAGCCGGCTCGATCAGGTGGTGGAGCGCAAGGTGCTGAACGTCTGCACGACGGGCGACTACCGGCCCTTCTCGTACCGAGCGGACGACGGGGGCGAGTTCACCGGCATCGACATCGATCTCGCCCGTTCGCTGGCGAAATCGCTGGAGGCGGAAGCGGTCTTCGTGCCGACCAAATGGTCCGACCTCGTCGCGGACTTCAACGCCAAGTGCGACGTAGCCTTGAGCGGCATTTCCGTGACGCTGCCGCGCCAGCGGCAGGTCGGCTTCAGCCAGATGTATCTCGTCAACGGCAAGGCGCCGATCGTGCGCTGCGAGGACGTGTCGAAGTATCAGACCGTCGCGGCGATCGACCGGGAGGGCACGCGCGTCGTGGTCAATCCCGGCGGCACCAACGAAAAGTTCGCCCGTGCCAGCTTCAGCAAGGCCGCGATCCAGCTCTTTCCCGACAACCGGGTGATCTTCAAGGAAATCCTGGAAGGGCGGGCCGACGTGATGGTGGCCGAATCGGTGGAGGTGAAGCTGCAGGAAAAGCTGCATCCCGGCCTCTGCGCGGTGAACCCCGACCGGCCCCTGCAATATGGCGAGATGGGCATCATGCTTCCGCGCGGCGATGTCGCCTTCAAAGCCTATGTCGATCAGTGGCTGCATCTCGCCAAGGCGACAGGCGAGTTCGACCGGATCGTCGATGCCAACATGAAGTGA
- the miaA gene encoding tRNA (adenosine(37)-N6)-dimethylallyltransferase MiaA produces the protein MEKPKAILIAGPTASGKSALAVALARRFGGAVVNADSMQVYEGLRILSARPTEAEMGGVEHRLYGHVSPEEPYSAGIWMREVGALLPDLGARGLVPVFCGGTGLYFKALLGGFDALPEIPAEIRERWRARLVEEGPAALHAVLAGRDPEAGQRIRPSDPQRILRALELFETTGAALGTLQKGAGAGLVEADGALKIVLAPDRSLLRQRIAQRFDAMLLEGAQAEAAAFSARPKAATGLAASAIGIAELHRMRAGELTLGEARDLAVTRTRQYAKRQETWFRNQFDASWLRFSDPAQALADLAERF, from the coding sequence ATGGAAAAGCCGAAGGCGATCCTGATAGCCGGGCCGACCGCGAGCGGCAAGTCGGCCCTGGCCGTGGCGCTCGCCCGGCGCTTCGGTGGCGCGGTCGTCAACGCCGATTCCATGCAGGTCTACGAAGGCCTTCGCATTCTCAGCGCCCGGCCGACCGAGGCGGAAATGGGCGGCGTCGAGCATCGCCTTTACGGCCATGTCTCGCCCGAGGAGCCCTATTCCGCCGGCATCTGGATGCGCGAGGTGGGGGCGCTGCTGCCCGATCTCGGCGCGCGGGGCCTCGTGCCCGTCTTCTGCGGCGGCACGGGCCTTTACTTCAAGGCGCTGCTCGGCGGCTTCGACGCGCTGCCGGAGATCCCGGCCGAGATCCGCGAGCGCTGGCGCGCGCGCTTGGTGGAGGAGGGGCCGGCCGCGCTCCACGCGGTGCTGGCCGGGCGGGACCCGGAGGCCGGCCAGCGCATCCGGCCGAGCGATCCGCAGCGCATTCTGCGCGCGCTGGAACTTTTCGAGACGACGGGCGCGGCGCTCGGCACGCTGCAGAAGGGCGCGGGCGCCGGGTTGGTCGAAGCGGACGGCGCGCTGAAGATCGTGCTGGCCCCGGACCGCTCCCTTTTGCGCCAACGCATCGCCCAACGCTTCGACGCCATGCTGCTGGAGGGAGCGCAAGCCGAGGCGGCTGCCTTTTCGGCTCGTCCCAAGGCCGCGACGGGACTGGCCGCCAGCGCGATCGGGATTGCGGAACTCCACCGGATGCGCGCGGGCGAACTGACCTTGGGCGAGGCGCGCGACCTCGCGGTGACCCGCACCCGCCAATATGCCAAGCGACAGGAAACCTGGTTCCGAAACCAGTTCGACGCGTCCTGGCTGCGTTTCTCCGACCCCGCGCAAGCGCTCGCCGACCTCGCGGAACGGTTTTGA
- the serB gene encoding phosphoserine phosphatase SerB, whose protein sequence is MYVVTLLSSRQDPRVSRTLVNTAADLIGEVDIQWLETEIACDLVTQEKPDATLIDRLKRLALDEAVDCVVQEVAGRRKRILLADMDSTMIEQECIDELAAAIGIKDQVAAITARAMNGEIAFEPALRERVALLKGLPTSTISDVIERHITLAKGGRELVATMSANGAHTALVSGGFTAFTSVIAGRLGFSENRANILKMAGETLDGTVAEPILGAEAKLQALREIAGSLGLSPADAIAVGDGANDLPMILAAGTGVAIHAKPSVAAKAPVRIDHGDLTALLFLQGYRASEFKR, encoded by the coding sequence ATGTATGTCGTCACCCTTCTGTCGTCGCGGCAGGACCCCCGCGTTTCGCGCACTCTCGTGAACACCGCCGCCGACCTGATCGGCGAGGTGGACATCCAGTGGCTGGAGACCGAGATCGCCTGCGATCTCGTCACGCAGGAAAAGCCCGACGCGACGTTGATCGACCGCCTGAAGCGCCTGGCGCTGGATGAGGCGGTGGACTGCGTGGTGCAGGAGGTGGCCGGACGGCGCAAGCGGATTCTGCTGGCCGACATGGACTCCACAATGATCGAGCAGGAATGCATCGACGAGTTGGCCGCCGCGATCGGGATCAAGGATCAGGTGGCCGCCATCACCGCGCGCGCCATGAACGGCGAGATCGCCTTCGAGCCCGCGCTGCGCGAGCGCGTCGCGCTGCTCAAGGGCCTGCCGACATCCACCATCTCCGACGTGATCGAGCGCCACATCACGCTGGCCAAGGGCGGGCGCGAACTCGTCGCCACCATGAGTGCCAACGGCGCCCACACCGCGCTGGTCTCGGGCGGCTTCACCGCCTTCACCTCCGTCATCGCCGGCCGGCTGGGCTTTTCCGAAAACCGCGCCAACATCCTGAAAATGGCGGGCGAGACGCTGGACGGCACCGTGGCCGAGCCCATTCTCGGCGCCGAGGCCAAGCTCCAGGCGCTGCGCGAGATCGCTGGCTCGCTCGGCCTTTCGCCAGCGGACGCGATCGCGGTCGGCGACGGCGCCAACGACCTGCCGATGATCCTGGCAGCGGGCACGGGCGTCGCCATCCACGCCAAACCCTCGGTCGCGGCCAAGGCGCCGGTGCGGATCGACCACGGCGACCTGACCGCGCTTCTCTTCCTCCAGGGCTACCGGGCGAGCGAATTCAAACGCTGA
- a CDS encoding GNAT family N-acetyltransferase, whose amino-acid sequence MEGLRTERLVLRRWVESDRALFHRLNHDAEIMRFFPMRMTRAEADATMDRWNADLDTDGMGFLAAMRLSDRRVIGVIGLSPVVEPVYDFAPSVQIGWRLLPEAQGQGLATEGARACLDHGFGRLALPEIVSQCVVENRASEAVMLRLGLRFRKTFDHPRVPRSHPHLLRHSLYGLRREDWLARG is encoded by the coding sequence ATGGAGGGCCTTCGCACCGAGCGGCTGGTGCTGCGGCGCTGGGTCGAGAGCGACCGCGCGCTGTTCCATCGTCTGAACCACGACGCCGAGATCATGCGCTTCTTTCCCATGCGCATGACCCGGGCCGAGGCGGACGCCACGATGGACCGCTGGAACGCCGATCTCGACACCGACGGGATGGGTTTTCTGGCCGCCATGCGCCTGTCCGACCGCCGCGTCATCGGAGTGATCGGGCTCTCGCCCGTTGTCGAGCCCGTCTATGACTTCGCGCCGAGCGTGCAGATCGGCTGGCGGCTCCTGCCGGAGGCGCAGGGGCAAGGGCTCGCCACCGAAGGCGCACGCGCCTGCCTCGACCATGGCTTCGGCCGCCTGGCGCTACCCGAGATCGTCTCGCAATGCGTGGTGGAGAATCGGGCGTCGGAAGCAGTGATGCTGCGCCTCGGCCTGCGCTTTCGAAAGACCTTCGACCATCCGCGCGTGCCGCGCAGCCACCCGCATCTCCTGCGCCACAGCCTTTATGGGCTGCGACGGGAGGATTGGCTGGCGAGGGGCTGA
- a CDS encoding DegQ family serine endoprotease, giving the protein MNETLPRRARGRIRALAVLLSTVALLPLPAFAQGVIAPPSEGQPIAPQPPAADTVNPNASGVPAAPGSAQPRMQGPASVADLAERLLGAVVNISTSQTVEAGESEDGDSETDPKPAPSAPVPPLTAPDGSPLQKFFDDLLQGERGDGSRKVQSLGSGFVIDPSGIIITNNHVIADADEITVNFADGKQLDAKIVGIDTKTDIAVLKVESETPLPAVPFGDSEQVRIGDWVMAIGNPFGLGGSVTVGIVSARGRNINAGPYDNFIQTDAAINRGNSGGPLFDMYGRVVGINTAIISPTGGSIGIGFAIPSLLAQNVVAQLREFGETRRGWLGLRLQEVTDEIAESLGLPSAAGALVMGVVPQGPSDIGKIEIGDVIRRFDGKAVATSRDLPRMVAETPVGKVVKLEILRKQTLDAPAVPVNVDVTLGRLEDSEAAENQTDQDEDDAPEEQTETASAGPLLGLTFADLSDETRKRFDLPAEAQGAVVSEVVPNSASADKGLEPGMTIREVSQEKVANAEEARTKLAKAKADGRKNALLLVADRAGDLRLVVVPID; this is encoded by the coding sequence ATGAACGAGACACTTCCCCGACGCGCCCGTGGGCGCATCCGCGCCTTGGCCGTGCTTCTTTCGACGGTGGCTCTGCTGCCGCTGCCGGCCTTTGCGCAGGGGGTGATCGCGCCGCCCTCCGAGGGCCAGCCCATTGCGCCCCAGCCGCCGGCTGCCGACACGGTGAACCCGAACGCCTCGGGCGTCCCGGCGGCTCCCGGTTCGGCGCAGCCGCGCATGCAGGGACCGGCGTCGGTGGCCGATCTCGCCGAGCGCCTGCTCGGCGCGGTGGTCAACATCTCGACCTCGCAGACCGTGGAGGCGGGCGAGTCCGAGGACGGCGACTCGGAAACCGATCCCAAGCCGGCGCCCTCCGCGCCCGTGCCGCCGCTCACCGCGCCGGACGGCTCGCCGCTCCAGAAATTCTTCGACGATCTCCTGCAAGGTGAGCGCGGCGACGGCTCGCGCAAGGTGCAGTCGCTCGGCTCGGGCTTCGTGATCGACCCGTCCGGCATCATCATCACCAACAACCACGTCATCGCCGACGCGGACGAGATCACCGTCAACTTCGCCGACGGCAAGCAGCTCGACGCCAAGATCGTGGGCATCGACACCAAGACCGACATCGCGGTGCTGAAGGTCGAGTCCGAGACGCCGCTTCCCGCCGTGCCCTTCGGCGACAGCGAGCAGGTGCGCATCGGCGACTGGGTCATGGCGATCGGCAATCCGTTCGGCCTCGGCGGCTCGGTCACGGTCGGCATCGTTTCGGCGCGCGGGCGCAACATCAATGCCGGCCCCTACGACAATTTCATCCAGACGGACGCAGCGATCAATCGCGGCAATTCCGGCGGTCCGCTCTTCGACATGTATGGACGCGTCGTCGGCATCAACACGGCGATCATCTCGCCGACCGGCGGCTCGATCGGCATCGGCTTCGCCATTCCCTCGCTGCTGGCGCAGAACGTCGTGGCGCAGCTTCGCGAGTTCGGCGAAACGCGGCGCGGCTGGCTCGGCCTGCGGCTTCAGGAGGTGACGGACGAGATCGCCGAAAGCCTCGGCCTGCCGAGCGCGGCCGGCGCGCTGGTCATGGGCGTCGTGCCGCAGGGCCCGTCCGACATCGGCAAGATCGAGATCGGCGACGTCATCCGCCGCTTCGACGGCAAGGCCGTCGCCACCTCGCGCGATCTGCCGCGCATGGTGGCCGAAACGCCGGTCGGCAAGGTCGTGAAGCTTGAGATCCTGCGCAAGCAGACCCTCGATGCACCGGCCGTCCCGGTCAATGTCGACGTGACGCTCGGCCGGCTGGAAGACAGCGAAGCGGCCGAGAACCAAACCGATCAGGACGAGGACGACGCGCCCGAGGAGCAGACCGAGACGGCGAGCGCCGGCCCGCTGCTTGGCCTCACCTTCGCCGACCTCAGCGACGAAACGCGTAAGCGCTTCGATCTGCCGGCGGAGGCGCAAGGCGCCGTCGTGTCGGAGGTGGTGCCGAACTCCGCCTCGGCCGACAAGGGCCTGGAGCCCGGCATGACGATCCGCGAAGTGAGCCAGGAAAAGGTCGCCAACGCCGAGGAGGCGAGGACCAAGCTCGCCAAGGCCAAGGCGGACGGGCGCAAGAACGCGCTGCTTCTGGTGGCCGACCGGGCGGGCGACCTTCGCCTCGTCGTGGTGCCGATCGACTGA
- the hflC gene encoding protease modulator HflC, with product MSNRFYGVLVGLALVLFVLWNSVFIVRESEQAVVTRFGEIQRVANEPGLYFKMPFSFAGADNVSMLPDRLLRLDLDNIRVQVSGGAFYEVDAFLVYRISDAARFRQTLSGSVSQAEQRLRTRFDAAIRRVYGLRDFQSALSEQRGQMMVEVRDQIRPDAASLGIDLQDVRIRRTDLTQEVSQQTYARMRAERLAEAERVRARGRVSAREIRAGADREVTQTVAAARRDATILQGEGEAERNAIFAAAYGANPEFFEFYRSLQAYREAMSKGGTTMLLSPDTEFFRYFESGTARGNLPSTPMATSAPTPPSAAPAPAGSAAPNPAPAAVPAPPAPPQAPATAPAN from the coding sequence ATGAGCAACCGCTTCTACGGCGTTCTCGTCGGTCTCGCCCTCGTCCTATTCGTGCTCTGGAACTCGGTCTTCATCGTTCGCGAAAGCGAGCAGGCGGTGGTGACGCGCTTCGGCGAGATCCAGCGCGTTGCGAACGAGCCCGGCCTCTACTTCAAGATGCCCTTCTCCTTCGCCGGGGCGGACAATGTCTCCATGCTGCCGGACCGGCTCCTGCGGCTCGACCTCGACAATATCCGCGTTCAGGTGTCCGGCGGCGCCTTCTACGAGGTGGATGCCTTTCTGGTCTATCGCATCTCGGATGCGGCCCGCTTCCGCCAGACTCTGTCGGGCTCGGTGTCGCAGGCCGAGCAGCGGCTTCGCACGCGCTTCGACGCGGCGATCCGCCGCGTCTACGGCTTGCGCGACTTCCAGTCGGCCCTGTCCGAGCAGCGCGGGCAGATGATGGTGGAGGTGCGCGATCAGATCCGCCCCGACGCCGCTTCGCTCGGCATCGATCTGCAGGACGTGCGCATCCGCCGCACCGACCTGACGCAAGAGGTCTCCCAGCAGACCTATGCCCGCATGCGGGCCGAGCGTCTGGCCGAGGCCGAGCGGGTTCGCGCCCGGGGCCGTGTATCGGCTCGCGAGATCCGGGCCGGCGCCGACCGCGAGGTGACGCAGACCGTCGCCGCGGCACGGCGCGACGCGACCATCCTGCAGGGCGAGGGCGAGGCCGAGCGCAACGCCATCTTCGCCGCCGCCTATGGCGCCAACCCGGAGTTCTTCGAGTTCTACCGCTCGCTCCAGGCCTATCGCGAGGCGATGTCGAAGGGCGGCACCACGATGCTGCTGTCGCCGGACACGGAGTTCTTCCGTTACTTCGAGTCCGGCACCGCGCGGGGCAATCTCCCCTCGACGCCGATGGCGACGTCCGCGCCGACGCCTCCGAGTGCGGCTCCGGCACCGGCTGGATCGGCCGCGCCGAACCCGGCACCGGCCGCCGTGCCGGCGCCCCCGGCACCGCCTCAGGCACCGGCCACCGCGCCCGCCAACTGA
- the hflK gene encoding FtsH protease activity modulator HflK translates to MPWSNQTGNGGWKGGGGGGGPWGQGPQGPKPGGNNSPDLEDILRRGQDRLRRALPGGGGGSGPGGSGGSGGGLALGGLAIAGLAVVWLMNAVYTVQPDEVGVELLFGKPRAELSQPGLHFVMWPFETVETVPVVENQITIGSGQRAGDSSGLMLSGDQNIVDVQFAVLYSVEDPKAFLFNVQDPQSLLRQVAESAMREVVGRRPVEDVFRDDRAGIAEQVRLITQTTLNTYGAGLVVNAISIEEAAPPSEVADAFEEVQRAEQNESQFIEEARLYLNEQTGRARGEAVQIREDAAAYKDRVVQEAQGESQRFTAILAQYQRAPAIVRERLYLETMEAVLANSNKVIMDRQSAGGQGVVPYLPLNELQQQRPAGAPGATLGTGTPTAATTRAPATGATASVSTPAQGNN, encoded by the coding sequence ATGCCCTGGAGCAATCAGACGGGGAATGGCGGCTGGAAGGGCGGCGGCGGTGGCGGCGGTCCTTGGGGCCAGGGGCCGCAGGGGCCGAAGCCCGGCGGCAACAACTCGCCTGATCTCGAGGACATTCTGCGCCGCGGGCAGGACCGGCTGCGCCGCGCCCTGCCGGGCGGCGGCGGTGGTTCTGGTCCCGGCGGCTCGGGCGGGTCGGGCGGCGGCTTGGCGCTTGGCGGCCTCGCGATCGCTGGCCTCGCTGTGGTCTGGCTGATGAACGCGGTCTACACCGTGCAGCCTGACGAGGTCGGCGTCGAGCTTCTGTTCGGCAAGCCGCGCGCCGAGCTGTCGCAGCCAGGCCTCCATTTCGTGATGTGGCCCTTCGAAACGGTCGAGACCGTTCCGGTGGTCGAAAACCAGATCACCATCGGCAGCGGCCAGCGCGCGGGCGATTCGTCCGGCCTCATGCTGTCGGGCGATCAGAACATCGTCGACGTGCAGTTCGCGGTTCTCTACTCGGTGGAAGATCCCAAAGCCTTCCTGTTCAACGTGCAGGACCCGCAGTCGCTCCTGCGGCAGGTGGCCGAAAGCGCCATGCGCGAGGTCGTCGGCCGTCGGCCGGTCGAGGACGTGTTCCGCGACGACCGTGCCGGCATCGCCGAGCAGGTGCGTCTCATCACCCAAACGACGCTCAACACCTATGGGGCGGGTCTGGTGGTGAACGCGATCTCGATCGAGGAAGCGGCACCCCCGTCCGAGGTGGCCGACGCGTTCGAGGAGGTGCAGCGCGCCGAGCAGAACGAGTCGCAGTTCATCGAGGAAGCGCGCCTCTACCTCAACGAGCAGACCGGCCGCGCCCGAGGCGAGGCCGTGCAGATCCGCGAGGACGCCGCCGCCTATAAGGACCGCGTGGTGCAGGAAGCGCAGGGTGAATCGCAGCGCTTCACCGCGATCCTCGCCCAGTACCAGCGGGCGCCGGCGATCGTGCGCGAGCGCCTGTATCTGGAAACGATGGAAGCGGTGCTCGCCAATTCCAACAAGGTCATCATGGACCGCCAGTCCGCCGGCGGGCAGGGCGTCGTGCCCTACCTGCCGCTGAACGAGCTGCAGCAGCAGCGCCCGGCCGGCGCGCCCGGCGCAACGCTCGGCACGGGCACGCCGACCGCCGCCACCACGCGCGCGCCGGCCACTGGCGCCACCGCCTCCGTATCGACGCCTGCGCAGGGGAACAACTGA
- a CDS encoding dihydrofolate reductase gives MTQFEPPPQLVAVVAIARNRVIGSKGEMPWTLPTDLRHFRELTLGRPMIMGRKTYESIGKALDGRDTIVLTRQAGFEAAGVLTVPDAETAVKAARMMAASRGANEIVMAGGGEMYRIFLPLTDRIELTLVEAEPEGDTFFPAFETEGFARLESRAPPQNPRDSAPIRFETWSRVKQSAPG, from the coding sequence ATGACCCAATTCGAACCTCCTCCCCAACTTGTTGCGGTCGTCGCCATTGCGCGCAACCGCGTGATCGGGTCGAAAGGCGAGATGCCCTGGACGCTGCCGACCGACCTGCGGCATTTTCGCGAGCTGACGCTCGGCCGGCCCATGATCATGGGCCGCAAGACCTATGAGAGCATCGGCAAGGCGCTGGACGGGCGCGACACGATCGTCCTCACGCGACAAGCCGGCTTCGAAGCGGCGGGCGTCCTCACCGTGCCGGATGCCGAAACGGCGGTGAAGGCAGCGCGTATGATGGCGGCCTCGCGCGGCGCGAACGAAATCGTGATGGCGGGGGGAGGCGAGATGTACCGCATCTTTCTGCCGCTGACGGACCGGATCGAGCTGACGCTGGTGGAGGCCGAACCCGAGGGCGACACGTTCTTTCCCGCCTTCGAGACGGAGGGTTTCGCGCGCCTGGAAAGCCGGGCTCCGCCGCAAAATCCAAGGGATAGCGCGCCGATCCGCTTCGAGACCTGGAGCCGGGTGAAGCAGTCCGCGCCGGGCTGA
- the thyX gene encoding FAD-dependent thymidylate synthase, protein MSQFTSEQIAEIEQLRGARASTIRPVSDGLEDILYQPLPVLDHGFIRVVDYMGNDDAVVQAARVSYGRGTKRVSEDRGLIHYLLRHWHTTPFEMAEIKLHVKLPIFVARQWIRHRMSSVNEYSARYSVLDREFYIPEPQHLAAQSASNRQGRGEILQGEEAAEVLDLLRRDAARSYDDYALMLNEGGADESRKGLARELARMNLSLNFYTQWYWKADLHNFMSFLRLRADPHAQYEIRAYADVLIDVLKRWVPLTHEAFLEHRFGAAQLSATALTAVRRMIAGEPIDQASSGLTKREWGELTAVLGLDESGASAK, encoded by the coding sequence TTGAGCCAGTTCACCAGCGAGCAGATCGCGGAGATCGAGCAGCTGCGCGGGGCGCGCGCCTCCACCATCCGCCCGGTTTCGGACGGGCTGGAGGACATCCTCTATCAGCCGCTTCCCGTGCTCGATCACGGCTTCATCCGCGTCGTGGACTACATGGGCAACGACGACGCCGTGGTGCAGGCGGCCCGCGTTTCCTATGGGCGCGGCACCAAGCGCGTGTCGGAGGATCGCGGTCTCATCCACTATCTCCTGCGCCATTGGCACACGACGCCCTTCGAGATGGCCGAGATCAAGCTGCATGTGAAGCTGCCGATCTTCGTGGCGCGTCAGTGGATTCGCCACCGCATGTCGAGCGTCAACGAGTATTCCGCGCGCTACTCCGTGCTCGACCGCGAGTTCTATATTCCCGAGCCACAGCATCTGGCTGCCCAGTCCGCGTCCAACCGGCAGGGGCGCGGCGAGATCCTGCAAGGCGAGGAGGCAGCCGAGGTGCTCGACCTCCTGCGCCGCGACGCGGCCCGAAGCTACGACGACTACGCCCTGATGCTGAACGAGGGCGGCGCGGACGAGAGCCGCAAGGGCCTCGCCCGCGAGCTCGCCCGCATGAACCTGTCTTTGAACTTCTATACCCAATGGTACTGGAAGGCGGACCTGCACAATTTCATGAGCTTTCTGCGCCTGCGCGCCGACCCGCATGCGCAATATGAAATCCGCGCCTATGCCGACGTGTTGATCGACGTCCTCAAGCGCTGGGTTCCGCTGACGCACGAGGCCTTCCTCGAGCATCGCTTCGGCGCGGCGCAGCTGTCCGCGACCGCGCTTACCGCGGTTCGCCGGATGATCGCGGGCGAGCCGATCGATCAGGCATCGAGCGGCCTCACCAAGCGCGAATGGGGCGAGCTTACCGCCGTGCTCGGCCTGGACGAGAGCGGCGCCTCGGCGAAATAA